The proteins below come from a single Oryzomicrobium terrae genomic window:
- a CDS encoding tetratricopeptide repeat protein: protein MRLHPSQTRATTGLQRFSPLRISASLRPVLSTLAIAASLCVAMPQAWANGPTGADSLPDIQRLIKQGQYSQALERVDAYIATRPKDAQGRFTKGLILTEMNRPADAIVVFQRLTEDYPELPEPYNNLAVLYAQQKQYDKARTALEMAIRTHPAYATAHENLGDVYSKLASQAYDKALQLDSSNAGAQTKLSLIRELISTSGRPGSRPAPAAAPAATAAPAVSATTGAAPTVNARAPEPAKPAVAPAPVATAPVAPPPKVLEKPAEKAEKVEKPVEAKPAKAEEKKADEPKAGGDEAAVTKAVQAWASAWSRKDVKGYLAAYASDFQVPNGQKRKDWEAERASRINKPGQIQVGVDDIKVSFQGDKATVRFRQNYKSATLKSSAAKVLVLTKSGSRWLIQQERVGS, encoded by the coding sequence ATGCGCCTCCATCCCTCGCAAACCCGTGCCACTACTGGCCTTCAGCGCTTTTCCCCGCTCCGTATCTCAGCCTCCCTGCGCCCGGTTCTGTCGACCCTGGCCATCGCCGCTTCCCTCTGCGTCGCCATGCCCCAGGCTTGGGCAAACGGGCCGACCGGTGCGGATTCGCTGCCGGATATCCAGCGCCTGATCAAGCAGGGGCAGTATTCCCAAGCCCTGGAACGGGTCGATGCCTACATCGCCACCCGCCCCAAGGATGCCCAGGGCCGTTTCACTAAGGGCCTGATCCTGACCGAGATGAACCGCCCGGCCGACGCCATCGTCGTCTTCCAGCGCCTCACCGAGGATTACCCGGAGTTGCCCGAGCCCTACAACAACCTGGCGGTGCTGTACGCCCAGCAGAAGCAGTACGACAAGGCCCGCACCGCCCTGGAAATGGCGATCCGCACCCACCCGGCCTACGCCACCGCCCACGAGAACCTGGGTGACGTCTATTCCAAACTGGCCAGCCAGGCCTACGACAAGGCCCTGCAGCTGGATTCGTCCAATGCCGGCGCCCAGACCAAGCTGTCCCTGATCCGCGAACTGATCAGCACCTCGGGTCGCCCGGGCAGTCGTCCCGCCCCGGCGGCAGCCCCTGCCGCTACCGCCGCCCCGGCCGTTTCGGCCACCACCGGCGCCGCACCGACGGTAAATGCCCGCGCCCCTGAACCGGCCAAGCCCGCCGTGGCGCCTGCCCCGGTCGCTACGGCTCCGGTCGCGCCGCCCCCGAAGGTGCTGGAAAAGCCGGCAGAGAAGGCGGAAAAAGTGGAAAAGCCGGTTGAAGCCAAGCCGGCCAAGGCCGAAGAGAAGAAGGCCGACGAACCCAAGGCCGGCGGCGACGAAGCCGCCGTGACCAAGGCCGTGCAAGCCTGGGCAAGCGCCTGGAGCCGCAAGGACGTGAAGGGCTACCTGGCCGCCTACGCCAGCGACTTCCAGGTGCCGAACGGGCAAAAACGCAAGGACTGGGAAGCCGAGCGCGCCAGCCGCATCAACAAACCCGGCCAGATCCAGGTCGGTGTCGACGACATCAAAGTGTCCTTCCAGGGCGACAAGGCCACCGTGCGCTTCCGCCAGAACTACAAGTCGGCCACCCTCAAGTCCTCCGCCGCCAAGGTTCTGGTCCTGACCAAGAGCGGCAGCCGCTGGTTGATCCAACAGGAGCGCGTAGGTAGCTAA
- a CDS encoding peptidylprolyl isomerase, whose amino-acid sequence MIKLHTNFGVIGIELDAEKAPESAKNFIAYVESGHYDNTIFHRVINGFMIQGGGFEPGMKQKPTQAPIQNEAQNGLKNDKYTLAMARTSDPHSATAQFFINVADNDFLNHTAPNANGWGYAVFGKVVEGTDVVDQIKGVKTGRSGFHQDVPVEDVVITKAEVV is encoded by the coding sequence ATGATCAAGCTGCACACCAATTTCGGCGTCATCGGCATCGAACTCGACGCGGAAAAGGCCCCCGAATCCGCCAAGAACTTCATCGCCTACGTGGAATCCGGTCACTACGACAACACCATCTTCCACCGCGTCATCAACGGCTTCATGATCCAGGGCGGCGGTTTCGAGCCGGGCATGAAGCAGAAGCCGACCCAGGCCCCGATCCAGAACGAAGCCCAGAACGGCCTGAAGAACGACAAGTACACCCTGGCCATGGCCCGCACCAGCGATCCCCATTCCGCCACCGCCCAGTTCTTCATCAACGTTGCCGACAACGACTTCCTCAACCACACCGCCCCCAACGCCAACGGCTGGGGCTACGCCGTGTTCGGCAAGGTGGTCGAAGGCACCGACGTGGTGGATCAGATCAAGGGCGTCAAGACCGGCCGCTCCGGCTTCCACCAGGACGTGCCGGTGGAAGACGTGGTGATCACCAAGGCCGAAGTGGTCTAA
- the glyA gene encoding serine hydroxymethyltransferase: MHDHSAILAELKDFDAELAEAIAGEARRQEDHAELIASENYASPLVMAVQDSVFTNKYAEGYPGKRYYSGCAHVDVAERLAVERAKALFGCDYANVQPHAGAQANAAVFLALVNPGDTVMGMNLAQGGHLTHGNPSNFSGRHYRIVPYGLDPATGLIDYDEMERIALKTRPKLLIGGFSAYSRHKDWARMRAIADKAGALFWVDMAHVAGLVAADEYPDPLPHAHVVTSTTHKTLRGPRGGLILSQGQGEEFYKKLDSAVFPGIQGGPLMHVIAAKAVAFKEALAPEFTAYQRQVVTNARAMAAVLQRRGYGIVSGGTDNHLMLIDLSAKPYTGKDADAALSEAWITANKNSVPNDPRSPFVTSGLRIGTPAVTTRGFGVAECEQLAGWLCDVLDALECGTSAQVAPRVREQVVALCRRHPVYR, translated from the coding sequence ATGCACGACCACTCCGCCATCCTGGCTGAACTCAAGGACTTCGACGCCGAACTGGCCGAGGCCATCGCCGGCGAAGCCCGCCGCCAGGAAGACCACGCCGAACTGATCGCCTCCGAGAACTACGCCAGCCCATTGGTGATGGCCGTGCAGGACTCGGTGTTCACCAACAAGTACGCCGAGGGCTACCCGGGCAAGCGCTACTACAGCGGTTGCGCCCACGTGGACGTGGCCGAGCGCCTGGCCGTCGAACGGGCCAAGGCCCTGTTCGGCTGCGACTACGCCAACGTCCAGCCCCATGCCGGCGCCCAGGCCAACGCCGCGGTCTTTCTCGCCCTGGTCAATCCGGGCGACACGGTGATGGGCATGAACCTGGCCCAGGGCGGGCACCTGACCCACGGCAACCCGTCCAACTTCTCCGGCCGCCACTACCGCATCGTCCCCTACGGTCTCGACCCGGCCACCGGGCTGATCGACTACGACGAGATGGAGCGCATCGCCCTGAAGACCCGGCCCAAGCTGCTCATCGGCGGCTTTTCCGCCTACTCCCGGCACAAGGACTGGGCGCGCATGCGCGCCATCGCCGACAAGGCCGGCGCCCTCTTCTGGGTGGACATGGCCCACGTGGCGGGGCTGGTGGCGGCCGACGAATACCCCGATCCCCTGCCCCACGCCCACGTGGTCACCAGCACCACCCACAAGACTCTGCGGGGCCCCCGGGGCGGCCTCATCCTGTCTCAGGGTCAGGGCGAGGAGTTCTACAAGAAGCTCGACTCGGCGGTGTTCCCCGGCATCCAGGGCGGCCCGCTGATGCACGTCATCGCCGCCAAGGCGGTGGCCTTCAAGGAAGCCCTGGCCCCCGAGTTCACCGCCTACCAGCGCCAGGTGGTGACCAATGCCCGGGCCATGGCCGCCGTGCTGCAACGGCGCGGCTACGGGATCGTCTCCGGCGGCACCGACAACCACCTGATGCTGATCGACCTGTCGGCCAAGCCCTACACCGGCAAGGACGCGGACGCGGCCCTCAGCGAAGCCTGGATCACCGCCAACAAGAACTCGGTGCCCAACGACCCGCGCTCCCCCTTCGTCACCTCCGGGCTGCGCATCGGCACCCCGGCCGTCACCACCCGGGGCTTCGGCGTGGCGGAATGCGAGCAGTTGGCGGGCTGGCTGTGCGACGTGCTGGACGCCCTGGAATGCGGCACCAGCGCCCAGGTGGCGCCCCGGGTGCGGGAGCAGGTGGTGGCCCTGTGCCGGCGCCATCCGGTGTACCGCTAA
- a CDS encoding benzoate/H(+) symporter BenE family transporter has product MPSSHPPPSLRLGDLTHPVVAGLISVIVNYGGTFILVFQAAKVAGLSPELTASWVWSVSIGVGITGLFLSWVAREPIITAWSTPAAAFLVTALATTPYAEAVGAYLISAAAFVLLGLSGYFEKVIRLIPPGIAAGLLAGILLQFGISAFGGMSVDPLLAGLLIVAYVVLKRFTARYAVVGILTLGLAFLLLQGRVDLSGLELRLAAPVFTVPAFSLNALLSVALPLFLITLTGQYMPGMLVLRNDGFTTSANPIVTVTGLGSLLMAPFGSHAFNIAAITAAICTGKEAHEDPAKRWIAGIAAGTFYILVGVFGVTLAAVFMAFPATFITTLAGLALLGTIGGSLANAMADAKSREAALITFLAAAANIKLLGIGGAFWGLLIGLVAYAALNGSLPRRPPGHQPNHKPAAGPAMPLVAEPAASGGRVK; this is encoded by the coding sequence ATGCCGTCCTCCCACCCACCTCCCTCCCTGCGCCTCGGCGATCTCACCCACCCGGTCGTGGCCGGCCTGATCTCGGTCATCGTCAATTACGGCGGCACCTTCATCCTGGTCTTCCAGGCCGCCAAGGTGGCCGGCCTGAGCCCGGAACTGACCGCCTCGTGGGTGTGGTCGGTGTCGATCGGCGTGGGGATCACGGGCCTCTTCCTCAGCTGGGTGGCCCGGGAGCCGATCATCACCGCCTGGTCCACGCCTGCCGCCGCCTTCCTGGTCACAGCCCTGGCCACCACGCCCTACGCCGAGGCGGTGGGTGCCTACCTGATCTCGGCCGCCGCCTTCGTCCTGCTCGGCCTGTCGGGCTATTTCGAGAAGGTCATCCGACTGATCCCGCCGGGCATCGCCGCGGGGCTGCTGGCGGGCATCTTGCTGCAATTCGGCATCAGCGCCTTCGGCGGCATGAGCGTGGACCCGCTGCTCGCCGGCCTACTGATCGTCGCCTACGTCGTCCTCAAGCGCTTCACCGCCCGCTACGCCGTAGTGGGCATCCTCACCCTGGGGCTGGCCTTCCTGCTCCTTCAGGGACGCGTCGACCTATCGGGCCTGGAACTGCGCCTCGCCGCCCCGGTGTTCACCGTCCCGGCCTTCTCCCTCAACGCCCTGCTCAGCGTCGCCCTGCCCCTGTTCCTGATCACCCTGACCGGGCAATACATGCCCGGCATGCTGGTGCTGCGCAACGACGGCTTCACGACCAGCGCCAACCCGATCGTCACCGTCACCGGCCTGGGCTCCCTGCTCATGGCGCCGTTCGGCTCCCACGCCTTCAACATCGCCGCGATCACGGCGGCGATCTGCACCGGCAAGGAGGCCCACGAAGACCCGGCCAAGCGCTGGATCGCCGGTATCGCCGCGGGCACCTTCTACATCCTGGTCGGGGTCTTCGGCGTCACCCTGGCCGCCGTGTTCATGGCCTTTCCCGCCACCTTCATCACCACCCTGGCCGGGCTCGCCCTGCTCGGCACCATCGGCGGCAGCCTGGCCAACGCCATGGCCGACGCCAAGTCTCGGGAAGCCGCCCTGATCACCTTCCTGGCCGCTGCCGCCAACATCAAGCTGCTCGGCATCGGCGGCGCCTTCTGGGGGCTGCTGATCGGCCTGGTTGCCTACGCGGCGCTCAACGGCAGCCTGCCGCGCCGCCCGCCGGGCCATCAACCGAACCACAAACCGGCGGCCGGACCAGCCATGCCACTCGTTGCCGAACCTGCCGCCAGCGGCGGGAGGGTCAAGTGA
- a CDS encoding UDP-2,3-diacylglucosamine diphosphatase, with product MLHFISDLHLSPATPGLVRLFGDYLNGPARQAERLFILGDFFEAWVGDDGGMDPVSRQVKAWLRAASDAGLAIAFLHGNRDFLVGEVFAAETGVTLLPDPYVLSTPEWQFVLTHGDALCTDDLPYQAFRAQVRNPQWQAAFLAKPLQERIAIAMGLRAQSEAGKAEKAGTSAEYLMDVNPGATDDFIRSHGYATVIHGHTHRPATHDHIVDGIHTQRWVLADWHEADGTARGEYLTWDGEALARHPLQQTV from the coding sequence ATGCTCCACTTCATCTCCGACCTGCACCTCTCCCCCGCCACCCCCGGCCTGGTCCGCCTCTTCGGCGACTACCTGAACGGCCCGGCGCGGCAGGCCGAGCGCCTGTTCATCCTGGGCGACTTCTTCGAAGCCTGGGTCGGCGACGACGGCGGCATGGACCCGGTCAGCCGCCAGGTGAAAGCCTGGCTGCGCGCGGCCAGCGACGCCGGCCTGGCCATCGCTTTCCTCCACGGCAACCGGGACTTCCTGGTGGGCGAGGTCTTCGCCGCGGAAACCGGGGTGACCCTGCTGCCCGACCCCTACGTGCTGTCCACCCCGGAATGGCAGTTCGTGCTCACCCACGGCGACGCCCTGTGCACCGACGACCTGCCCTACCAGGCCTTCCGCGCCCAGGTGCGCAACCCGCAATGGCAAGCCGCCTTCCTGGCCAAGCCCTTGCAGGAGCGCATCGCCATCGCCATGGGGCTGCGCGCCCAGAGCGAGGCCGGCAAGGCGGAAAAGGCCGGCACCAGCGCCGAATACCTGATGGACGTGAATCCGGGCGCCACCGACGACTTCATCCGCAGCCACGGCTACGCCACGGTGATCCACGGCCATACCCATCGCCCCGCCACCCACGACCACATCGTGGACGGCATCCACACCCAACGCTGGGTGCTGGCCGACTGGCACGAGGCCGACGGCACGGCCCGGGGCGAGTACCTGACCTGGGACGGCGAAGCCCTGGCCCGCCACCCGCTGCAGCAGACCGTTTGA
- a CDS encoding peptidylprolyl isomerase, with protein MKRILLGVAATLVSVAALAANPFVEIQTNQGKIVAELYADKAPKSTANFLQYANDGFYNGTVFHRVIDGFMIQGGGFTPEMSQKPTRAPIENEAKNGLKNTVGTLAMARTNDPHSATAQFFINLVDNAPLNYPSRDGWGYAVFGKVTQGLDVVQKIAKVQTGNKGYFQDVPLQPVVIQSVKVLPAPADAPPAKK; from the coding sequence ATGAAGCGCATCCTGCTTGGCGTTGCCGCCACCCTGGTTTCCGTGGCCGCCCTCGCCGCCAATCCCTTCGTCGAAATTCAGACCAACCAGGGCAAGATCGTCGCCGAGTTGTACGCCGACAAGGCGCCCAAATCGACGGCCAACTTCCTCCAGTACGCCAACGACGGTTTCTACAACGGCACCGTCTTCCACCGCGTCATCGACGGCTTCATGATCCAGGGCGGCGGCTTCACCCCGGAAATGAGCCAGAAACCGACCCGGGCACCGATCGAGAACGAGGCCAAGAACGGCCTGAAGAACACCGTCGGCACCCTGGCCATGGCCCGCACCAATGACCCCCATTCGGCCACCGCCCAGTTCTTCATCAACCTGGTGGACAATGCTCCCCTCAACTACCCGAGCCGCGACGGCTGGGGCTACGCTGTATTCGGCAAGGTGACCCAGGGCCTGGACGTGGTGCAGAAGATCGCCAAGGTGCAGACCGGCAACAAGGGCTACTTCCAGGACGTGCCGCTGCAGCCGGTGGTGATCCAGTCGGTCAAGGTGCTGCCGGCCCCGGCCGATGCTCCGCCGGCCAAGAAGTAA
- a CDS encoding PLP-dependent aminotransferase family protein, whose protein sequence is MFKHSQLESVKAWLADPAQAALPLHARIQRAIRQLILDGALGVGKPLPASRALAASLGVSRDTVEAAYGQLHAEGFIERRVGSGSFVSEMAQRAPSRGQLRRRESSHVQGPTLSQRGAAMFKGGGVRDFLAPRPFAPGVPETRSFPLSTWERLERQVLKEYGYRALQHSDPQGMAPLRRAIADYVNLERGAHASAERVLVLTSSQQAMTLCANVLFDAGDRIFIEDPGYHGARRAFDAAGLECVPIPLDAQGILVERLRADPRSAKAVSLTPSHQFPTGATLALDRRLALIDWAERQQAWIIEDDYDSEFHYAGKPTACVQGLDPHERTIYIGTFTKSLFPGLRIGYLVLPRALVAPMTVARTLLDGHSASIAQLTLARFIDGGHFGAHVRAMRSVYGERLATLVRLVRTHLAGYVEPRVPIGGLQMPCVLTCDIPEQEVISAARRVGLDLMGLTGLHAAEPRQAGFLLGFAAYTPDELEAAVKTLIGVFQAMQR, encoded by the coding sequence TTGTTCAAGCATTCCCAGCTCGAATCGGTCAAAGCCTGGCTGGCCGACCCCGCCCAGGCGGCGTTGCCGCTGCACGCCCGCATCCAGCGCGCCATCCGCCAGTTGATCCTGGACGGCGCTCTCGGCGTGGGCAAGCCGCTGCCGGCTTCCCGCGCCCTGGCGGCGTCCCTGGGCGTCTCCCGTGACACGGTGGAGGCGGCCTACGGCCAGTTGCACGCCGAAGGCTTCATCGAGCGGCGGGTAGGCAGCGGCAGCTTCGTTTCGGAAATGGCCCAGCGCGCACCCAGCCGGGGGCAATTGCGCCGCCGCGAGTCGTCGCACGTCCAGGGGCCAACGCTCAGCCAGCGCGGCGCCGCCATGTTCAAGGGCGGCGGCGTGCGTGACTTTCTGGCACCGCGCCCGTTCGCCCCTGGCGTGCCGGAGACCCGCAGTTTTCCCTTGTCGACCTGGGAGCGCCTGGAGCGGCAGGTGTTGAAGGAATATGGCTATCGGGCCCTGCAGCATAGCGATCCCCAGGGCATGGCGCCGTTGCGGCGGGCCATCGCCGACTACGTCAACCTGGAGCGCGGCGCCCATGCCAGCGCCGAGCGGGTGCTGGTGCTGACCAGCTCGCAGCAGGCCATGACGCTATGCGCCAACGTGCTGTTCGATGCCGGCGACCGCATCTTCATCGAGGATCCGGGCTACCACGGGGCGCGCCGGGCCTTCGATGCGGCTGGTCTGGAGTGCGTGCCCATCCCGCTCGACGCCCAGGGCATCCTGGTCGAGCGTTTGCGCGCCGATCCCCGTTCGGCCAAGGCCGTCTCCCTGACGCCCTCGCACCAGTTCCCCACCGGTGCCACCCTGGCGCTGGATCGGCGCCTGGCGTTGATCGACTGGGCGGAGCGGCAGCAGGCCTGGATTATCGAGGACGACTACGACAGCGAGTTCCACTACGCCGGCAAACCGACGGCTTGCGTGCAGGGGCTGGACCCCCACGAGCGGACGATCTACATCGGCACCTTCACCAAGTCCCTGTTCCCTGGGCTGCGCATCGGCTACCTGGTCTTGCCGCGTGCCCTGGTGGCGCCGATGACCGTGGCGCGCACCCTGCTCGACGGGCACAGCGCCTCGATCGCCCAGTTGACCCTGGCCCGTTTCATCGACGGCGGTCACTTCGGTGCCCACGTGCGCGCCATGCGCAGCGTCTATGGCGAACGGCTGGCGACGCTGGTCCGCCTGGTGCGTACCCATCTGGCCGGCTACGTCGAACCCCGGGTGCCCATTGGCGGTTTGCAGATGCCTTGCGTGCTGACCTGCGACATTCCGGAGCAGGAGGTCATCAGTGCCGCACGCCGGGTTGGCCTTGATTTGATGGGGCTGACCGGGCTCCATGCGGCGGAGCCCCGGCAGGCCGGCTTCCTGCTGGGATTTGCAGCCTATACCCCCGATGAGCTGGAAGCGGCAGTCAAAACCCTGATCGGTGTGTTCCAAGCGATGCAACGTTGA
- a CDS encoding YggS family pyridoxal phosphate-dependent enzyme, with amino-acid sequence MPTPRPAPPDTSVTSGAPATSSTPTWHERHGRYPRADSVADFKHNLAAVRERIAAACRRAGRDPGEVRLLPVSKTFDAAHLRLAYAAGCRQLGENKVQEAQCKWEALADLADLRGSVIGHLQTNKARRVARFASEFQALDSLRLAEALDRRLQAEGRGLDVFVQINTSGEASKYGLAPQEAAAFLRALPAFGALRVRGLMTLALFSAEAARVRACFALLRQLRDLLRQDAPAGIGLDELSMGMSGDFEIAIEEGATVVRIGQAIFGARTLPDSHYWPTNGVP; translated from the coding sequence ATGCCCACCCCGCGGCCTGCGCCGCCCGATACGTCGGTAACGTCCGGAGCGCCTGCAACGTCCAGTACGCCGACCTGGCACGAGCGGCACGGCCGCTACCCCAGGGCCGACAGCGTCGCCGACTTTAAGCACAACCTGGCGGCGGTCCGGGAGCGCATCGCCGCCGCCTGCCGGCGCGCCGGCCGCGACCCCGGTGAGGTGCGCCTGCTGCCGGTGAGCAAGACCTTCGACGCAGCCCACCTGCGTCTGGCCTACGCCGCGGGCTGCCGCCAGCTCGGCGAAAACAAGGTGCAGGAAGCCCAGTGTAAATGGGAAGCCCTGGCCGACCTGGCGGACCTGCGCGGGTCGGTCATCGGCCACCTGCAGACCAACAAGGCCCGGCGGGTGGCGCGCTTCGCCAGCGAATTCCAAGCCCTGGACAGCCTGCGCCTGGCCGAGGCCCTGGACCGTCGCCTGCAAGCCGAGGGGCGCGGGCTGGACGTGTTCGTTCAGATCAACACCTCCGGCGAGGCCAGCAAGTACGGCCTGGCGCCGCAGGAGGCCGCCGCTTTCCTGCGCGCCCTGCCCGCCTTTGGCGCCCTGCGCGTGCGTGGCCTGATGACCCTGGCCCTGTTCTCGGCCGAAGCGGCCCGGGTGCGCGCCTGCTTCGCGCTGCTGCGCCAGCTGCGCGACCTGCTGCGCCAGGACGCCCCCGCCGGCATCGGCCTGGACGAGCTGTCCATGGGCATGTCCGGCGACTTCGAGATCGCCATCGAGGAAGGCGCCACCGTGGTACGCATCGGCCAGGCCATCTTCGGCGCCCGCACTCTGCCGGACAGCCACTACTGGCCTACCAATGGCGTCCCGTGA
- a CDS encoding TerC family protein, with the protein METSIGNVWWWSGFVVFVIVAILVDLLAVERKGSRAVTIKQALAWSALWVGLAMAFCAFLWFWLDTHGGRELANQKAGEFLTGYLIEKSLSVDNIFVFLMLFTAFAVPAEQQKKALILGVIGAVVLRAIMILVGAWLIARFSWILYVFGAFLLFTGAKMAFGGEHEPDLEKNPILRWMRGHLKLLPQYDGAKLAVTRNGERWFTPLFVVVVLIGITDVIFAVDSIPAIFAITTDPFIVMTSNIFAILGLRALYFLLADMAARFHLLKYGLAAVLAFIGVKMLIVDFFHMPVALSLGAVGGLLVLSVIASLLIPAKSHTPAKH; encoded by the coding sequence ATGGAAACGAGCATCGGCAACGTCTGGTGGTGGAGCGGCTTCGTCGTCTTCGTCATCGTCGCCATCCTAGTGGACCTGCTGGCGGTCGAGCGCAAAGGCTCCCGCGCCGTCACCATCAAGCAGGCCCTGGCCTGGTCCGCCCTGTGGGTCGGCCTGGCGATGGCCTTTTGCGCCTTCCTCTGGTTCTGGCTGGACACCCACGGCGGCCGGGAACTGGCGAACCAGAAGGCCGGTGAATTCCTCACCGGCTACCTGATCGAAAAATCCCTGTCGGTGGACAACATCTTCGTCTTCCTCATGTTGTTCACGGCCTTCGCCGTACCGGCGGAACAGCAGAAGAAGGCCCTCATCCTGGGCGTCATCGGCGCGGTGGTGCTGCGCGCCATCATGATCCTGGTGGGCGCCTGGCTGATCGCCCGGTTCAGCTGGATCCTCTACGTTTTCGGCGCCTTCCTGCTGTTTACCGGCGCCAAGATGGCCTTCGGCGGCGAGCACGAGCCGGACCTGGAAAAGAACCCGATCCTGCGCTGGATGCGCGGCCACCTCAAGCTGCTGCCCCAGTACGACGGTGCCAAGCTGGCGGTGACCAGGAACGGCGAACGCTGGTTCACGCCCCTGTTCGTGGTGGTGGTGCTGATCGGCATCACCGACGTGATCTTCGCCGTGGATTCGATTCCGGCCATCTTCGCCATCACCACCGACCCGTTCATCGTCATGACCTCCAACATCTTCGCCATCCTCGGTCTGCGGGCGCTGTACTTCCTGCTCGCTGACATGGCCGCCCGCTTCCACCTGCTCAAGTACGGCCTGGCCGCGGTGCTCGCCTTCATCGGCGTGAAGATGCTGATCGTCGACTTCTTCCACATGCCGGTGGCCCTGTCCCTGGGCGCCGTGGGCGGCCTACTCGTCCTGTCGGTGATCGCCAGCCTGCTCATTCCGGCCAAGAGCCACACACCGGCCAAGCACTGA
- a CDS encoding DUF3079 domain-containing protein → MAKKFPLHPKHPERICWGCDKYCPADSLQCGNGSGRTLHPAEMIGDDWYLHGDWGIELDDGAVKPADNGTTESPQ, encoded by the coding sequence ATGGCCAAGAAATTCCCCCTGCACCCCAAGCACCCGGAGCGGATCTGTTGGGGCTGCGACAAATACTGCCCGGCCGACTCACTGCAATGCGGCAACGGCTCAGGGCGGACCCTGCATCCGGCCGAGATGATCGGCGACGACTGGTACCTGCACGGTGACTGGGGTATCGAGTTGGATGACGGTGCGGTCAAGCCCGCAGACAACGGCACCACGGAATCCCCGCAGTGA
- a CDS encoding L,D-transpeptidase family protein, translating to MSSPAVRPARRFTPHPLAVPLVGAALLAAQLLSASVDAAPSHRADKPAAPAATKAASAAEAVPSDSPSYSDSGPEPLLNRIFAAIEQRKLDAALEQTDVLLKQYPNFRLGHLIKGDLLLARTRPINAFGAASNAPPDKVADLRAEAIARLKAYRQKPNADVVPRYLLQLQSDQRYAIVVDTQKSRLYLYENDAKSGRPHFVADYYITQGKLGAEKSKEGDKKTPIGVYHVTSSLEPRKIGDFYGSGAFPINYPNEWDKRNGKSGHGIWLHGTPSDTFSRPPKASDGCVVLANTDLNQLAKNLQIGLTPVIISPSVEWTSIDDWAKERSELNRTMDSWRNDWESRDTERFLRHYSRRFQGDGQSYAAFAQQKRQVNESKEWIKVGISNVSMFRNPGKDEMVVVTFAQDYRSNNVNQTSRKRQYWIREDGAWKIIYEGAA from the coding sequence ATGTCCTCCCCAGCTGTACGTCCTGCACGTCGTTTCACGCCTCACCCCTTGGCGGTGCCCCTCGTCGGCGCCGCCCTGCTCGCTGCCCAACTGCTGTCCGCCAGCGTCGATGCCGCCCCGTCCCACCGCGCCGACAAGCCGGCGGCCCCTGCCGCCACGAAAGCAGCCTCCGCTGCCGAGGCCGTGCCGAGCGATTCGCCCAGCTATTCGGATTCCGGCCCCGAGCCCCTGCTCAACCGCATCTTCGCCGCCATCGAGCAGCGCAAGCTGGATGCGGCGCTGGAGCAGACCGATGTGCTGCTCAAGCAATACCCCAATTTCCGCCTCGGCCACCTGATCAAGGGTGACCTGCTGCTCGCCCGGACCCGGCCGATCAACGCCTTCGGCGCTGCCAGCAACGCTCCGCCGGACAAGGTGGCCGACCTGCGCGCCGAGGCCATCGCCCGGCTCAAGGCCTACCGGCAAAAGCCCAACGCCGACGTGGTGCCGCGCTACCTGCTGCAATTGCAGTCGGATCAGCGCTACGCCATCGTCGTCGATACCCAGAAGTCGCGCCTCTACCTGTACGAGAACGACGCCAAGTCGGGCCGTCCCCACTTCGTCGCCGACTACTACATCACCCAGGGCAAGCTCGGCGCCGAGAAGAGCAAGGAAGGCGACAAGAAGACCCCGATCGGCGTCTATCACGTCACCTCGTCCCTGGAGCCGCGCAAGATCGGCGATTTCTACGGCAGCGGCGCCTTCCCGATCAACTACCCGAACGAGTGGGACAAGCGCAACGGCAAAAGCGGCCACGGCATCTGGCTGCACGGCACGCCGTCCGACACCTTCTCCCGCCCGCCCAAGGCTTCCGACGGCTGCGTGGTGCTGGCCAACACCGACCTCAACCAGTTGGCCAAGAACCTGCAGATCGGCCTGACGCCGGTGATCATCAGCCCCTCGGTGGAATGGACCTCCATCGACGACTGGGCCAAGGAACGCTCCGAACTCAACCGCACCATGGACTCCTGGCGCAACGACTGGGAAAGCCGCGACACCGAGCGTTTCCTGCGCCACTACTCGCGCCGCTTCCAGGGCGATGGCCAGAGCTACGCTGCCTTCGCCCAGCAAAAGCGCCAGGTCAACGAGAGCAAGGAGTGGATCAAGGTCGGCATTTCCAACGTTTCCATGTTCCGCAACCCGGGCAAGGACGAGATGGTGGTGGTGACCTTTGCCCAGGACTACCGCAGCAACAACGTGAACCAGACCTCGCGCAAGCGCCAGTACTGGATCCGCGAGGACGGGGCCTGGAAGATCATCTACGAAGGGGCTGCCTGA